The genomic DNA GTACCCGTTGGAAGGTCGAAAACGAGAATAACAACACGCTTAAGACTAAGGGCTACAATCTGGAACACAATTTCGGGCACGGGAAACAGCACCTCTCCTCACTGCTTGCGACCCTGAATATCCTGTCCCTGCTATTCCACACGTTGTTGGAGTTGCTCGACCAGAAGTACAAGCTGCTGCGATCTCACTTGCCGACACGTAAGACCTTTTTTGATGACTTGCGGGCGTTAACCCGTTACATGTATTTCGACAGTTGGGATCATCTGCTCACCTTCATGCTCGAAGGGCTAGAGCTAGACATTCCGCCCAATACCAGTTGAATCGCCATACTGAGAATTGCTGGCTTCGCGCAACCGTCATAGACGGATCGCCCGGTCGATTCAATTCGCCCGTCTTTAGAGGGGTGATAGCTGCCCTGGGCAGTGTCTAGGATCGCCAGGGTACTGGAAATTAGGAGGCGATTATGCTGAGCCAAGAGCAAAAGACGATGCCAACGAGACCGCTGGGCGATTCAGATCTCCACATTACGCCGATCGGCTATGGGGCTTGGGCAATTGGGGGCGGAAATTGGGAGTTTGGCTGGGGGCATCAGGAAGACCAGGACTCGATCGCAGCCATTCATCGGGCGCTAGATTTGGGAGTGAACTGGATTGATACGGCGGCGGTGTATGGGTTGGGGCATTCTGAGGAAGTGGTGGGAAAGGTTCTGAAGGAGCGGTCGGAGCGTCCCTATGTGTTTACGAAATGTTCGATGGTCTGGAATGAGGCGCGAGAAATTAGCCATGTGCTAAAAGCAGATTCGCTGCGGCGGGAATTGGAAAGCAGTTTGCGTCGGCTTCAGGTGGAGACGATCGATCTGTACCAGATTCACTGGCCCAACCCGGATGAGGATATTGAGGAGGGCTGGAGTACGCTGGCGAAGTTTAAGGAAGAAGGGAAGGTGCGCTACATTGGCGTGTCTAACTTCAGTGTGCAGCAGATACGACGTGCCCAGGAGATTGCCCCAATTACTTCGCTTCAGCCGCCCTACTCGCTGGTGAAGCCCGGTGTGCAGCAGGAGATTTTACCCTACTGTCAGCAGAATGATATTGGCGTGATTGTTTATTCGCCGATGCAGTCGGGTCTGTTGACTGGAAAGATGACGGCGGAGCGGATTGCCAAGCTTCCACAGGATGACTGGCGCAAGGGAAGCTCGGAATTTCAGGAGCCGCGTTTGTCTCGAAATTTGAAGCTAGTGGAGCTGCTACGACAAATTGGTGAGGGAAATGGGCGATCGCCGGGAGAAGTAGCCATTGCCTGGACGCTGAGAAATCCTGCGGTAACGGGTGCGATCGTGGGAGGACGGAACGCGAAGCAGGTGGCGGGCATTATTGGGGCAGCGCAGTTTCGACTGAATGAGGATGAGCTACGCCAGATTGATACATTTCTGAAAGAGAATCCGTAGTCAATTTTGAGTAATGGGGTGTGAACGCTTTTACGTATGCAGGTGAGTAGCACCCCGTTTAATTTTTCATAGCTGGGTTATTACAGAATGCAACAGCGGCTTATGAGATAGCTCATAGAAGTCGCCTATTCCTTTTGGCATAGTGGTCAACAGCTTCAGGAAAGACCGAAATCAACGGTATCACCCACCCAAGCTGTGAGAGATTCATTATGACCAGTCCATCCATTAGCCTCAAATCTTCACAGACGACCACTCGAAAGCGACGCTTCAGTTTGCCTGCCTGGTTGGTTCTTGTCTGTGTCATTTCCTTTTCTGTGCTGCTGGGAGCGGGAGCGGCGATCGCTCGAAATGCGCCTCCGGTTCCGGTAGCGATTGAGTCTCCCCAATCTGAAATTCTCTTGACTCAGGCAAACATTCAGTCCGGTCAGGAAATTTATCTGGCGCGGGGCGGACAGCATATTGGTAGCGTCTGGGGGCACGGCAGCTATCTGGCTCCCGATTGGACGGCTGACCTGCTGCACAAGTGGGGTTTGGCGACCGCAGGCGTACTTTACAACGGTAATCCCGATTTTGATCAGGCGGGTCTAGAGGCATTACCTGTGGGCGATCGTGCCAGTCTAGAGGCGCAGGTGGCGGAGCAGTTTAAGGCAAATCGCTACGATGCCAACACGAAAGTTCTGACGCTGACGAACGCTCAGACAAAGGCACTGCCCCAGGTGTTTGCGAGCTATCAAACGCTGCTGACGAACGGTTCGCGGGAACACTCGATTCCGAGCGGCTGGTTTAAAGACAATCAGCAGATCCATGACGTAACGGCATTCTTTGCCTGGACTGCCTGGGCTGCTTCTGCAAATCGTCCGAATGCGCCTTTCTCCTATACGGCGAACTTTCCCCACGATCCGCTAATTGGCAATACGGCTCCGGCTCAGTTTCTCATCTGGTCGATCGTCTCTGTGGTGCTGCTGGTGGCGGGAATTGGAGTGTTCCTGTTCGTGCAGCTGTCCCAGGAAGACGCGGAAGAAGTGCAAGTGGTGGCTGAACGTCCGGCACTGCGAATTCCGACTGCTAGCCAGAAAGTGACGACGCTGTTTTTTGGTGTGGCAATGGCGCTGTTCCTCGTCCAGATTGGCATGGGGATGGTGACGGCTCACTACGCAGTTGAGGGCGATGGATTTTATGGGATTCCGCTCGATCGCTTCCTGCCCTATGCGGCTTCTCGTACCTGGCACTTGCAGTTAGCGGTGTTCTGGATTGCAACCTGCTGGTTAGCGGCTGGACTCTACTTTGCGCCTCGCTTTGGCAAACAAGAACCGAAGGCTCAGGCGATCGGCAATGGTGTCCTACTCGGTGCACTAACGGTTGTGGTGGTTGGTTCGATGGTAGGTTCCTGGGCAGCGGTGCAGGGCATTCTGGGCACAAAACTCAGCTTCCTCTGGGGACACCAGGGCTACGAATACGTTGAATTGGGTCGCGTCTGGCAAATCCTGCTGATTGGCGGCATGACCTTCTGGCTGTGGCTGATGTATCGCGCCCTCAAACCTGCCCTGAAGCGTGAAGGCTCAAAAACGGGACTAAATCACTTCTTCCTATACTCCGCGATCACGATTCCCCTGTTCTACAGTGCGGGTCTGATGTACACGAATCACACTCCCATGAGCGTCGCGGAATACTGGCGGTGGTGGGTGGTTCACCTGTGGGTGGAAGGGTTCTTTGAAGTGTTTGCCACGGTGGCGATCGCCTATCTGTGCAGCGAGTTGGGATTCATCAAGAAGGCTGCGGCGCTGCAAGCCACTTACCTGACGACAATTCTCTACCTGGGCAGCGGTCTGATTGGCACGCTTCACCACCTCTACTTTGCCGGAACGCCCGTGTTCATTACCGCAATGGGTTCGGTTGCCTCGGCGCTGGAAGTGGTTCCCCTGACGCTGATTGGTTTTGAAGTCGCGAAATCCCTCAAGTTTTCCCGAAATGCCCAGGGCTTCTACAGAATGCCAATGCGCTTCTTTATCGCGACCTGTGTGTGGAATTTAGTGGGGG from Leptolyngbya ohadii IS1 includes the following:
- a CDS encoding aldo/keto reductase is translated as MPTRPLGDSDLHITPIGYGAWAIGGGNWEFGWGHQEDQDSIAAIHRALDLGVNWIDTAAVYGLGHSEEVVGKVLKERSERPYVFTKCSMVWNEAREISHVLKADSLRRELESSLRRLQVETIDLYQIHWPNPDEDIEEGWSTLAKFKEEGKVRYIGVSNFSVQQIRRAQEIAPITSLQPPYSLVKPGVQQEILPYCQQNDIGVIVYSPMQSGLLTGKMTAERIAKLPQDDWRKGSSEFQEPRLSRNLKLVELLRQIGEGNGRSPGEVAIAWTLRNPAVTGAIVGGRNAKQVAGIIGAAQFRLNEDELRQIDTFLKENP
- a CDS encoding nitric-oxide reductase large subunit; translated protein: MTSPSISLKSSQTTTRKRRFSLPAWLVLVCVISFSVLLGAGAAIARNAPPVPVAIESPQSEILLTQANIQSGQEIYLARGGQHIGSVWGHGSYLAPDWTADLLHKWGLATAGVLYNGNPDFDQAGLEALPVGDRASLEAQVAEQFKANRYDANTKVLTLTNAQTKALPQVFASYQTLLTNGSREHSIPSGWFKDNQQIHDVTAFFAWTAWAASANRPNAPFSYTANFPHDPLIGNTAPAQFLIWSIVSVVLLVAGIGVFLFVQLSQEDAEEVQVVAERPALRIPTASQKVTTLFFGVAMALFLVQIGMGMVTAHYAVEGDGFYGIPLDRFLPYAASRTWHLQLAVFWIATCWLAAGLYFAPRFGKQEPKAQAIGNGVLLGALTVVVVGSMVGSWAAVQGILGTKLSFLWGHQGYEYVELGRVWQILLIGGMTFWLWLMYRALKPALKREGSKTGLNHFFLYSAITIPLFYSAGLMYTNHTPMSVAEYWRWWVVHLWVEGFFEVFATVAIAYLCSELGFIKKAAALQATYLTTILYLGSGLIGTLHHLYFAGTPVFITAMGSVASALEVVPLTLIGFEVAKSLKFSRNAQGFYRMPMRFFIATCVWNLVGAGVFGFLINPPIVLYYSQGLNTTPIHAHAALFGVYGSLALALMLFALREITPEKAWNERLLNFAFWHINGGLVIMLAFGLIPNGFYQLVQSVNHGTWYARSAEVISSPWMHWTTWLRIPGDIIFTVGAIAMAWFVAQAIVAVLRQPTQNQSQDQLELPEVKEMKQIAEV